The genomic segment CGGCGTAATGGGGATGAGTTCACGATTCGCGAGCTTAACAATGGCGGCAATTTCCGCGGTAGTGCTTGGCGTTACCACCACGTCGGGCATGCGTCCGTACTCCGCCTTGTTAGTTTCATCGTGCGAGTAGGCCTCCATCCGCTCCTCGTCGGTAATTACGTTCTTGGCCCCGACAATTCGCCTAAGCTCGTCTACGACCTTGGCTGTAACAGCATTGTAGCGCACCTACTTGCCCTCCTTTTTGCAGTTTTCTAGCTTGGCGTTAAGCAGCGGCACAACCTCAAATAGGTTGCCAACGATGCCAAAGTCTGCGACTTGGAATATATTCGCATCCGGGTCTTGGTTAATCGCGACAATGCACTCCGAGGTCTTGATACCCGCTAAGTGCTGAATGGAGCCTGATACCCCGGCACAAACGTAGAGCTTCGGCGAGATGGTCTTGCCGCTTAGCCCGATTTGATGTGGGTACGTGAGCCAGCCGCGGTCTACGGCATCGCGTGTGCCGCCGATTGCGCCCCCTAATTGACGAGCTAGCTCGCGCAGCAGGCCAAAGTTCTCGGCCTTCTTCATGCCTTTTCCGCCGGCCACTACCACGTCGGCTTCCTCTATACCTGCCAAACCTTCTTCATAAGGCCTTAGCCCCAAGACTTTGACGCGGTCGTCGTAGTGCTCATCGAGCATGGTGATGCGCGTAATGTGGCCTTGCCGGGTGGAATCTAGCGGTAAAGGCTTGCTCGACTTCGGCCGTACAGTGGCCATCTGCGGCCAATGGTTAGGAGACTTAATCGTCGCCATAATGTTGCCGCCAATCGCCGGGCGAGTTTGGAGCAGGAGCCTTGTGCCCTCTTCAATATCGAGTTCGGTGCAGTCGGCCGTAAGACCCGCGGTAACCTTTATCGCCACATGGGGCATTAAGGTGCGGCCGGTAGAGGTAGCTGCGGCCAAGATGGTGTGCGGTTTGTACCGCCTGATTAGGTCTGCCAGGACGTTGCTATGCGTTTCTACGACAAACTTGTTCAGCCGCGGGTCGTCGACGACGTATACCTCATCCGCGCCACGAGCTATGAGTTCGCGGAGCGCTTCGTCACTGACGTTACCTGCTAATAACAGCGAGCATAGCTTCGTCTCCAGCTTATCGGCGAGCTTGCGGCCGCGACTTAGCAGTTCGAAAGAGACCTCCCGCAGGCGTCCATTGCTTTGCTCGGCTAGCGTCCAAACGTAGGGCATGTTCTCTTCCTCCTAAACCAGCTTCTTTTCTTTGAGAAAGTCAAGCAAAGTGTCGACGGCGCTGTTTAGCGCTTCTTCGCCTACAGCCTTTACCAGCTTACCGCCACGCGTTACTTTTGGATAGCCAATGCGGACAACTTTTGTGGGCGAACCGCGCAGGCCTAGCTTGCCTTCGTCTAAGGCGAGCGCTTCTGCCGATATGGTGCGCAGAGTATAGGCTCGCGCCTTCTTCTTGCCCCGCAGCGTCGGCAAGCGAGGATTGCTAATCTCTTTAACGACCGTAAGCAGCGCCGGTAAGGGCATTTCTAAAATTTGGTACCCCTCTTCAACCAGCCGTTCTACTACGATGCCCTCTGCGCTGATTGAGTCAATCCTGCTGACGTAAGTGGCTAATGGTAAGTCTAACCAAGCGGCGATGCCCGGGCCGACCTGCCCGGTGTCGCCGTCCGTCGCCCTCTCGCCGGTGAGGATAAGGTCAAAGCTACCAACTTGCTTAATTGCTTCGGATAAAGTATACGAAGTCGCCCAAGTATCGGCCCCGGCAAATTTCTTATCGGTGATTAAAACTGCTTCGTCGCAACCCATAGCAATAGCCTCTTTTAGCGCCTTGGCCGCGGCCGGAGGGCCCATTGTGCAGACAGTGACACTGCCGCCGTGCTGCTCTCTTAGTAGCAAGCCGGTTTCAATGGCATACAAGTCGAGTGGGTTGATGACGCTGGCTACGCCTTCGCGAATCATCGTCCCGGTTTCCTTGTCCATTTTGACGTCGCTAGTTTCCGGCACTTGTTTAATTGGAATACAAATGTTCACTACTATGCCTCCTATGCAGTAGAATCGGCATCACTTCGGGAAATCTCGTCCCGCAAGAGCTCTGCTTCGACAAACTCGAGGTGCGCAATCATAGCTAGGCGGGCCCCTGCGCTGTCGGAACGTCTTACGGCATTAAACACATTCTGGTGCTGCTCATACAGCAGTTGGCGATTATGCGGGTTATGAAACAGGTGCTGCCTGCTAGTGCGCATGTTGTGCACGACTAAGTCGTAGATGAGACTCATAGTTTTTGACAACATGGTGTTTCGCGCGGCTTCCACTATAGCGCGATGAAACAAGCCGTCATTCTCCTCACCTAGGACGTCGCGCTCTAGGTCACGCTGCATCTGCAAAAGCGCATGTTCAATCTTCTCGAGGTCGTGGCGGTCAGCCCGCTGTGCGGCCAGTTCTGCCGCAGCTACTTCAAGGATTTTGCGCATCTCCAGCATATCAAGGCTTGTTCGGCGCTCGAAGGCTAGGAGTAAAGCCAAGTGCTCGGCAAAAGCGTGTTCGCTGACCTCTGCCACAAATGTCCCTTCGCCCTGTCTGCTCTCGACCACGCCCACAAACTCGAGCGCGCTTAAGGCCTCACGTACGGCAGCCCGACTCACTTGCAGTAGGTCTGCCAGTTCGCGCTCAGACACCAGCCTGTCGCCCGGTCTGAGGTTGCCTGCCCGTATGTGCGCCTGAATTTGCTCAGCCACTTGTCTGTAGACACGCTTCGTTTTAATGGGCTTAAACACCGCTACTCCCGCCTTCTTGGTTCATGGCGATACGCCATATCATCAGGTGGCCTGACCATTTTACGCAACAATTTTATCTGACTGCCTTGTTCCCGTCAACAGCACCTCGGAGCCATTGTGAACACAATACGTGTGTAATACTGCTTTAACATCTAATCGATAAAATGCAGAAGGCTGTGATAAGGGCCTATATTTGCAGGAAAGAAGGAAGCATATGCGACACTCGGTTATTACTAAAGTGGTTAGTGCTACGCTGCTGGTGCTTACGGCTATTTTATTGGTTGCTTATTACCGCGTGAGTGTGGTAGGGAGTAAAGATGCCAAAGCGCGGCAGTTAACCTCCAACAGCTTGGAGGCACTACACGAACTGCAGGGGGCCGGCTTTACTCTTACGCGCATTAAGGTCGATATTCGTGACGCCATCCTCGATCCGCAGCGGTTTACGTTCTATGAAAGCCGGATCTTGACACAGGCTGAGGACTTAACCAACCACATAGCACGACTAGAAGGGCACGTCCTGACACCGGAAGTTGCCGCTCTTACCTCAACCCTGCAGAGTGAACTGGCTGCTTTTCATGATCTAGGCGGGCGCATCCTCGCTTACGGTCGTGCCCGCAACATGCGTGCAGCCACGTCTCTGCTCCTTGCGGAGTATATCCCGGCCGGCGAGAGCATCCTTGAGTCGTTACAGCTAATTGAGGGTCACTATAAACATGCTTCCGCCGCAGCTTTAGCCAGCCTGCGCACCTCCGCTGCCACCGCTAACCGTATGACATATCTGAATGTAGTTTTCAGCTGCCTAGCGGCGCTGGCGGTAATTATCTACATATATGCAAGCATAGTGCGGCCGGTCATTCGGATTAAGAACGAAGTCGGCAGATTAGCGGCAGGCGACCTGACTTCCACCTATCAGGCGTTAAGCGATCGCAGCGAAATTGGCGACCTCTCGCGCTCGCTATGCGCGACAATCACAAATCTACGAGCTCTTGTCTCTTCCGTGCAGACCGCGAGTCAGTCAGTTGCGGCCAGCGCCTTAGGCCTAAGTAGCTCCATTAAAGAAGTAGCCACCGGCAATGACAACCAAGTCGGTATCACTAAAGAGATATCTCAAACCATAGAGCACTTGGCGGGCGCAACGCAAGAGATCGCCGCTAATGCCCAGAACGCCGCGGCTGCCGGAGCAACGGCAAGAGAGGTTGCCCAAGCGGGTACCCTGAAGATTGGCAAGGCTATCGACACGCTTAAAACTGTACAGGAGAGTGTGCTCAGCCTTTCCTCTGTTTCCAACCAAATTGGGGGCATGGCGGCAGTCATCGGCGATATCGCCGACCAGACCAATCTGCTCTCTCTTAACGCCGCGATTGAGGCCGCGCGCGCGGGTGAGCACGGGCGCAGCTTCGCCGTGGTTGCCGACGCAGTGCGCAGCTTAGCTGAACAGAGCCGTCGGTCCACGAAAGAGATAAGAGACTTGACGAGTACCATCCTCCAGCAAATCGACGCCGCTATCGCGCTGAGTACGCAAGGGGCCGAAGGTGCTACAGGGGCGCAAGCAGCGTTAACGGGCATTATCACCAACATTAACGACATTGCGTTGACCATCGAGGGCATATCTGCGGTGAGCGAAGAACAGGCTGCCGCTGCTAACGAAGTAGCAGCTTCTATGGATAATTTCAGCTCCATAACCCACCAAGTTGCCTCATCTTCGCGGGAGACCTCGCTTGCGGCACAACAACTAAGCGCCTTGGCCGACGAGCTACAGCAGACAGCCGACCAATTTCGCCTGTAGTTCTCGGGAACGCGTGAAACTCCCGCCCTGCTCCTGCGTATAGCAAGGTGAATTCAGAAAGGCAAGGTGATAGGCATGGCAGAAGTATTGCTGTGGATGTGTCTTGGGTTAATTAACTTGCGTATTGATCTGCTCAGGTCGCGCCCGTTGCAGTTTTTGCGCGGGCAGGTATGGCGGTTAGCGGTCGGGGTACCGTTATGCTGGCTATGGGTGTATTTGACGTTGCCCGCTTTGGTCCCGTGGGTGGGCTACACGGTGGTCCTGCTCCCCTTGACTATCAACGCTTTCTATACACTGCTAGAGGTCCTCGTAGGCGGGGCGAAAAAAGACAAGGCCACCGCGCGCTTTACGGGAGCGCTACTGACGGCCTCCCTCCTTGTGACCCTATATCTTAACTTTCTTGTCGTGCCGCATAGGGCAACGGACTTGCGCGATGTGCCCGTCGTCACTGTGTCCGACGTGCCAGCGCCTGTTATGAACCTTGAGCATATCAGACTCGTGCCCTACGAAAACGCGCTGTGGCGCGCACAGAAGGTGCTCGGAGCCATGGGTGCGGGGTTTGAGATCGGGCACCTAAACATCCAGCTTGTCGACGGCGAGTTGTATTGGGTAGGACCCGTGGACTTTCGCGGCCTCTTACGCTGGTTTAACTTCCGCGAAGCACCCGGATACGTTATAGTAGATGCAGAAGATGCTGGGGTGCCAGCAGAGTTTCGAGCCTCGCCCATGCGCTACACTGTCGGCGCGTACTTTGGCAGCGATTTGCGCCGACACATCTATGGTCAACACAGAGATGTACTGCTGCTTGACCCAAGCTTTGAGCTAGATGACGAGGCAAATCCGCGCTGGGTAATGAGCATTGGCAAGCCGACCGTCGGGAAAACCGGCACTGTAGTAACCGGGGTTGTCATAGTAGACCCGGCTACCGGCGAAATGCAGGAGTATGCCCTAGATGCTGTGCCGACGTGGGTAGACCAGGTAATCCCTGAGTTCATTGCCGAAAAGCATAACGATTGGTTCGGTCGTTTCGTGCATGGCTACTGGAACTCCCTCTTCACGAAGCGCGACATGCACCTGCCCACTGCTTGGGAAGGTGCCAGCGACGTGTTCGGCGTGGTTGGGCCCGACGGGAGATTTTATTGGTTTACCGGTCACACGGCAGCCGCAGGCCGCGATGATTCGCTGATGGGCTACACTATGATGGACGGGCGCACGGGCGAAATCACCTACTATCGCTATGCCGTCGGCTTCTTTAACGAAGCAGCGGCAGTATCATCGGTTAATGCCGCAGTAGCTGACTTTGTGGGCTGGCATGGCTCGCAGCCCCTCTTGTATAACCTTTACGGAGCCGAGTCGTACGTGGTACCGGTGCTCTCTGACACCAACATCTTAAAGGCCGTGGGTATAGTGAATGCCCGCACCGGACGGACCATTGTCGAGCCGACCTTGCTAAGAGCCGTGCTGGCCTACAAGCAGTATCTGGGGCAAGGTTTAGGTGCGGTGGTGCCCACCGATGTCGCGCTCCTTGAGAGCTTAGAGGGGAAAGTTTTGCGTGTCGGTGCAGCCACAACCGAAGGTACCACGTTGTTCTACTTCCGCTTGGAAGCCTCCGGCCGCACATTTACCGCAACTGCAGCCCTTAGCCCTCACGTAGCTTTGACGCAGCCCGGTGACCGCGTGGCGATTTCATATCTCGACACTGCCGAAGAAGCTGTCCCCTTGGCTGCGTTTCGTAACCTAGAACTAAGTAGGCCCTGAAGCAAAAGGAAGCAAAAGGGACGGAGCTTTTTGCTTCGCGAGGAACGTGCGGACAGTGAAAGTGAAGGAGGACCCTAACGTGGATAAGTCAAACCGGCCGCCTGATGCTCCATGGTTTGTAGGATTTGGAGCGTTCTTAATCGCATTGTCTCTTCATGTCTTCGTATCAAACCAGCTGAGAGGGCAGGCAGAACTTCTTAGCGCGTCAATATTTAGTGCCCTCGCAATCATGCTATCGTCTGCCATGCTCGCTGGAAGATGCCATTGGCGTCATCCTCGTCGAACAATGGTGTCTGTGCTTCTGTTTGCTTTCGTTGGAGCCAGCCTGTTCGTAGTGGATTCGCCGGTTTTGTGGTGGGTTTGGGTTGGTCTTGGAGCATTTGCGGGAACCTCGTTTGTCCTGATGCTCCAAGCAATAGGGGATTGCATGCAAAGCGATGATCCAAATGCTGTCCCGATGGACGATGCTTTAGGGATAGCAGACGACAGCGGCAGGACTTTGGATGAAAGTAGCAGTCCCGATAGGGCTAATTAATGAAGCAGATTAAAGCTAGCGACAGCATCTATAAACTTGCTACCGACCACCCGGAAATCGTCCATATCATGGTCGAGCTCGGCTTTAAGGACATCACCCTGCCGGGCATGTTGCAGACGGTAGGACGCATAATGACCTTGGAGAAAGGCTCCAAGGTCAAGAGGATACCCATGTCGCACATCAGAGAGTGCTTCAGGCAACGTGGTTTCGAGCTGAACGAAGAATGAGAAGAAAAGGGATGAAGCAAAAAGCTCCGTCCCTTTTGCTTCTACGGTGCCCTCACTGCGAACCGGTATAAACCCCGAGTCTCACAGTAGTAATAGCATATCCATGCTATGATCTGTGACGCGTGAAAGAACAGATTCCTATAGTGAAGGATTGGTCCTGCCGTAAAGAACGCCCCCACTAGCAGTAGCAGCGTTATGAGGAACATGCCTTTATGCAGAGACCTGTCAGTCCTGAGGAAAGCGCTAACGTAAACCGTCAGAGACATAAAGATATGTGATAAGGGAATCATAAACAGCAATGCGTTCCCCTGGATCTGTGAGTAGGTGCTCAGGCTAGTTATGAGCCCAAACAGCAAGATAACCTTAGCGCGAAATCGATACCTTGCTACAAAGGTAGAGGCGTCTGCCTCTGGTCCTAGTTGTCCTAGCACCAACAAGAATATGGACGCAAAAGCTAAAACAAAGATGGGGCCAGCTAACATGCTGATTAGGAAGGGACCCGATAAATCACCAAATCCTCTCAATAATGCCGATAAAAAACCATCGAGTAATGCGAGGGAATAGTTGCTGAGGAGAACCACAGCAATGAGGGCTACTGCAAATACTCTCCTCCATGAACTTCTAGTACTCATACAACACCTCTAATGTTTCTTTAGTCAACGCGATTTTGAGCTGAATGAAGAATGAGAAGAAGAGGGATGAAGCAAAAGCTCCGTCCCTTTTGCTTCAGCGGAAGTCGTCCATGAATCTTTTGGCACTCTGGGGGTCGAGCGGCAAGTCGGCGAGTGGTGGATTGGCGCAGAGCATCGGGTGCAGAGCGGCATATTCTGCTTGCTCCCTCCTGTATATGACACCGAGCGGGATACGCTCGCCCCACTCCTCGGCGGTCTGACGCGCTTGTGCGATATCCGTGGGGTCGTACTGGGGGAGCACATAATAGACCCTCTCTTTGTACCACTTGAAGGTG from the Selenomonadales bacterium genome contains:
- a CDS encoding electron transfer flavoprotein subunit alpha/FixB family protein; this translates as MPYVWTLAEQSNGRLREVSFELLSRGRKLADKLETKLCSLLLAGNVSDEALRELIARGADEVYVVDDPRLNKFVVETHSNVLADLIRRYKPHTILAAATSTGRTLMPHVAIKVTAGLTADCTELDIEEGTRLLLQTRPAIGGNIMATIKSPNHWPQMATVRPKSSKPLPLDSTRQGHITRITMLDEHYDDRVKVLGLRPYEEGLAGIEEADVVVAGGKGMKKAENFGLLRELARQLGGAIGGTRDAVDRGWLTYPHQIGLSGKTISPKLYVCAGVSGSIQHLAGIKTSECIVAINQDPDANIFQVADFGIVGNLFEVVPLLNAKLENCKKEGK
- a CDS encoding electron transfer flavoprotein subunit beta/FixA family protein; amino-acid sequence: MNICIPIKQVPETSDVKMDKETGTMIREGVASVINPLDLYAIETGLLLREQHGGSVTVCTMGPPAAAKALKEAIAMGCDEAVLITDKKFAGADTWATSYTLSEAIKQVGSFDLILTGERATDGDTGQVGPGIAAWLDLPLATYVSRIDSISAEGIVVERLVEEGYQILEMPLPALLTVVKEISNPRLPTLRGKKKARAYTLRTISAEALALDEGKLGLRGSPTKVVRIGYPKVTRGGKLVKAVGEEALNSAVDTLLDFLKEKKLV
- a CDS encoding FadR family transcriptional regulator, with amino-acid sequence MFKPIKTKRVYRQVAEQIQAHIRAGNLRPGDRLVSERELADLLQVSRAAVREALSALEFVGVVESRQGEGTFVAEVSEHAFAEHLALLLAFERRTSLDMLEMRKILEVAAAELAAQRADRHDLEKIEHALLQMQRDLERDVLGEENDGLFHRAIVEAARNTMLSKTMSLIYDLVVHNMRTSRQHLFHNPHNRQLLYEQHQNVFNAVRRSDSAGARLAMIAHLEFVEAELLRDEISRSDADSTA
- a CDS encoding methyl-accepting chemotaxis protein; the encoded protein is MRHSVITKVVSATLLVLTAILLVAYYRVSVVGSKDAKARQLTSNSLEALHELQGAGFTLTRIKVDIRDAILDPQRFTFYESRILTQAEDLTNHIARLEGHVLTPEVAALTSTLQSELAAFHDLGGRILAYGRARNMRAATSLLLAEYIPAGESILESLQLIEGHYKHASAAALASLRTSAATANRMTYLNVVFSCLAALAVIIYIYASIVRPVIRIKNEVGRLAAGDLTSTYQALSDRSEIGDLSRSLCATITNLRALVSSVQTASQSVAASALGLSSSIKEVATGNDNQVGITKEISQTIEHLAGATQEIAANAQNAAAAGATAREVAQAGTLKIGKAIDTLKTVQESVLSLSSVSNQIGGMAAVIGDIADQTNLLSLNAAIEAARAGEHGRSFAVVADAVRSLAEQSRRSTKEIRDLTSTILQQIDAAIALSTQGAEGATGAQAALTGIITNINDIALTIEGISAVSEEQAAAANEVAASMDNFSSITHQVASSSRETSLAAQQLSALADELQQTADQFRL
- a CDS encoding DUF1858 domain-containing protein; the protein is MKQIKASDSIYKLATDHPEIVHIMVELGFKDITLPGMLQTVGRIMTLEKGSKVKRIPMSHIRECFRQRGFELNEE